From a single Bacillus gobiensis genomic region:
- a CDS encoding PTS sugar transporter subunit IIA — MIEAKIFKEELVFTQLKAKSAEEVLSFVGRSLAELGYVKESFIPGILERERNYPTGLALNRFNVGIPHTDTVHVNCPFIAVVKNETKVPVIHMGTDDEEIWVDCFFVLGIKEPESQVELLQVLMEKFNDQTFVTELKSIHDKQQMISFLKHTF; from the coding sequence TTGATTGAAGCAAAAATTTTCAAGGAGGAGCTCGTTTTCACACAGCTGAAAGCAAAGTCGGCAGAAGAAGTACTATCATTTGTCGGAAGAAGCTTAGCTGAATTAGGATATGTGAAAGAGTCCTTCATACCGGGCATTTTAGAGAGAGAAAGAAATTATCCTACCGGACTGGCGTTAAACCGTTTTAATGTCGGTATCCCGCATACTGATACCGTTCATGTAAACTGCCCATTTATAGCGGTCGTTAAAAATGAAACGAAGGTACCCGTTATCCATATGGGAACTGACGACGAAGAAATCTGGGTTGATTGTTTTTTCGTACTGGGGATTAAAGAACCGGAAAGCCAGGTTGAGCTGCTGCAAGTGTTAATGGAAAAGTTTAATGATCAAACATTTGTCACGGAATTAAAATCAATTCATGATAAGCAGCAAATGATTAGCTTTTTAAAACATACATTTTAG
- a CDS encoding BglG family transcription antiterminator produces the protein MKVELNDVVLHLLVNQSSSIESIEKDIKQKKHVIKEYINDINACLIKENKGCILLNDDNGNILISEATRESLYQMLKESRFINLDYISPEIRIHLILIKLLTDCNCDSLQDLADFVGVSKNTLLNDMKAVKEVLLSYSLQLEYSRSCGYQIHGSEFNMRKLLVTEAKKLLLNDFGAALFERKKMVDETELFFLKQRLIKMENELQVSLTDEQLEDLPFVLHLLIKRISEFQVEWTSELDDYDLVNTKEYQSLKEMFWGTGVLSEKDKLYLSLQVLSSSMLESALDLSGSMDLMLAVDGFLENLEGYLATALMNKTELKHKLILHLKPAIYRARLRLNMRNPLKEQFITEFPSIYSIVSKSIHPIEEFARKSFLQEEIVYIAMLVQAWIYQTAEQRDHVFTALVVCRNGTSVSKLMLESLRGMFPHFHFIGAFAERNYKKHEHEVDFIFSTVPLNTSKKTFLVDPILTKENRKALKAELRKCIDKDDEKKAKELFYQLKEHIDIKDYQAIQNKITDFFKAPALTSVQTKHGETIFSFSSRHILFSDRDMTWEEAIETAMNPMMQRKSVKESYCRKVLELFQKESSRMMIGPGVYLPHASPGDGVEMEDFSLLICKHLVEMPDGGAAKMMVILSPKDYKHHVPTLLHLNEIFLDEAKADKIFQAKNEIDVLEVISPVSEKGVSAFD, from the coding sequence AAGCTACGAGAGAAAGCCTGTACCAGATGCTGAAGGAATCAAGGTTTATCAATTTGGATTATATCTCTCCGGAAATCAGAATTCATTTGATCCTGATTAAGCTATTAACGGATTGCAACTGTGATTCGCTTCAAGACTTGGCTGATTTTGTCGGTGTCAGTAAAAATACGCTTCTAAATGATATGAAGGCCGTAAAAGAAGTCTTGCTTAGCTATTCGTTGCAGTTAGAGTACTCCCGCAGCTGCGGATATCAGATTCACGGCTCTGAATTTAATATGCGCAAGCTTCTAGTGACCGAAGCCAAGAAACTGCTTTTGAATGATTTTGGAGCTGCGCTCTTTGAACGAAAAAAAATGGTTGATGAAACCGAGCTTTTCTTTTTAAAACAGCGGCTGATAAAAATGGAGAATGAGCTTCAGGTTTCGTTGACAGATGAACAGCTTGAAGATTTGCCGTTTGTTCTTCATTTACTAATTAAGAGAATTTCAGAATTTCAAGTCGAGTGGACGTCTGAACTGGATGATTATGATTTGGTCAATACGAAAGAGTACCAGAGTCTGAAGGAAATGTTCTGGGGAACCGGGGTGCTGAGTGAAAAGGATAAATTATACTTGTCACTTCAAGTCCTGTCTTCAAGCATGCTGGAGTCAGCGCTGGACCTATCGGGCAGTATGGACCTTATGCTGGCTGTAGATGGATTTTTAGAGAATTTAGAAGGTTATTTGGCTACTGCATTAATGAATAAAACGGAGCTTAAGCACAAGCTTATCTTACATTTAAAACCGGCAATTTACAGAGCGAGGCTGCGATTAAATATGAGAAACCCTTTAAAAGAACAATTTATCACTGAATTTCCTTCAATCTACTCGATTGTATCCAAGTCTATTCATCCGATAGAGGAATTCGCACGCAAGTCTTTCCTTCAAGAGGAAATCGTCTATATTGCTATGCTTGTTCAAGCATGGATTTACCAAACGGCAGAGCAGAGGGACCATGTGTTCACAGCATTGGTTGTTTGCCGGAATGGCACCTCAGTATCAAAGCTCATGCTTGAATCTTTGAGAGGAATGTTTCCCCATTTTCATTTTATTGGCGCTTTTGCTGAGAGGAATTATAAAAAGCATGAGCATGAGGTCGATTTTATTTTCTCAACGGTACCGCTAAACACATCGAAGAAAACGTTTCTCGTTGATCCAATTTTAACGAAAGAAAATCGCAAAGCGTTAAAAGCAGAATTAAGAAAATGCATTGACAAGGATGATGAAAAAAAAGCAAAAGAGCTTTTCTACCAATTGAAAGAACATATTGACATCAAGGATTATCAGGCGATTCAAAACAAAATTACTGATTTCTTTAAAGCGCCTGCCCTGACAAGCGTACAAACGAAGCACGGAGAAACCATTTTTTCATTTTCTTCCCGGCATATCTTATTTTCCGATCGAGATATGACGTGGGAGGAAGCAATCGAAACAGCCATGAATCCAATGATGCAAAGGAAGTCAGTAAAAGAAAGCTACTGTAGAAAAGTGCTGGAATTATTTCAGAAAGAAAGCAGCCGGATGATGATCGGGCCAGGAGTGTATCTACCCCATGCAAGTCCAGGTGATGGGGTGGAAATGGAAGATTTCAGCCTGCTCATTTGCAAGCATCTTGTTGAAATGCCTGATGGAGGTGCAGCAAAAATGATGGTGATATTGTCTCCTAAAGACTACAAACATCACGTTCCGACACTCCTGCATTTAAATGAAATTTTCTTGGATGAAGCGAAAGCTGACAAGATTTTTCAAGCCAAAAATGAAATTGATGTGTTAGAGGTCATATCTCCTGTATCTGAAAAGGGGGTGAGCGCATTTGATTGA